One Diospyros lotus cultivar Yz01 chromosome 1, ASM1463336v1, whole genome shotgun sequence genomic window carries:
- the LOC127792632 gene encoding G-type lectin S-receptor-like serine/threonine-protein kinase RLK1, with amino-acid sequence MAHALLFLLFLLPLSIAAQSNGTIDVGNFITANTDAADPWLSPSSDFAFGFRQLEDPNLFLLSIWYDKIPDHTIVWFANEGVPFSSGSKVELTSGKGLVVTDPNGKEVWESGLSNEVASGFLNDTGNFVLVGRDSLSQWESFKHPTDTLLPTQTIGSDLGLYSRRSVTNFSQGRFQLRFQGGNLSLNTRDMVSNLTYDNYYSSDTSDPSNASNSGQQVIFPDTGYMYILRGNGNMFNFTPSTMNFPASDYYHRATLDFDGVFVQYAYPRSSSTGNTNWSVVKSVPDDICSAIHGGLGSGACGFNNICSLGDDNRTICQCPPGFSLMDPDDKYGSCRPNFTQSCEEADVNSAADVYDFSTLENTNWPTSDYEHLNASTESECRNNCLQDCFCAVAILGPSDDCWKKKLPLSNGRNDSSLKSKAFLKYRKVDVPPTIREKKDRESIIVVGSVLLGTSFFVNLVLVGAFCLGFFFIYRKKKGLPTSETSLRSFTYKELDVATNGFGEELGRGAFGIVYKGVVQMGGSRQVVAVKKLDRVAQQKEKEFKTEVNVIGRTHHKNLVRLLGFCEEGQHRMLVYEFLSNGTLSSFLFGDTKPSWNLRTEIALGIARGLVYLHEECTTQIIHCDIKPQNILLDEYYNARISDFGLAKLLMMNQSKTMATTIRGTKGYVASEWFNNKPITAKVDVYSYGVLLLEIISCQRSVGDLENGEVEKAILTDWASDCLEQGKLEALVENDREALNDWNKLMRFVMVAIWCIQEDPSSRPSMRKVIQMLEEVIEVNRPPCPATFSSTT; translated from the coding sequence ATGGCTCATgctcttctgtttcttctcttccttctgcCTTTGTCCATTGCTGCTCAATCTAATGGCACCATAGACGTGGGCAACTTCATCACAGCCAACACCGATGCCGCTGATCCATGGCTTTCTCCTTCGTCCGATTTTGCATTTGGTTTTAGGCAACTTGAAGATCCCAATCTCTTCTTGCTCTCCATATGGTACGACAAGATACCCGATCACACCATTGTTTGGTTTGCAAATGAAGGAGTTCCTTTTTCGAGCGGATCGAAGGTAGAACTCACTTCAGGTAAAGGGTTGGTGGTCACGGACCCTAATGGCAAGGAAGTGTGGGAATCTGGCCTTTCGAATGAAGTTGCTTCTGGTTTCCTGAATGATACTGGCAACTTTGTGCTGGTGGGAAGGGATTCTCTCAGTCAATGGGAAAGCTTCAAACATCCTACTGATACCCTTCTGCCTACGCAGACAATAGGTTCCGACTTGGGGCTGTATTCCAGGCGGTCCGTGACCAACTTCTCCCAAGGAAGATTCCAGCTTCGCTTCCAAGGTGGGAATCTGTCGCTTAATACCAGAGACATGGTTTCAAATCTTActtatgataattattattcAAGTGACACTTCTGATCCCTCTAATGCCTCCAATTCCGGTCAGCAAGTGATCTTCCCTGATACAGGTTATATGTACATATTGAGAGGGAATGGCAATATGTTCAATTTCACTCCGAGCACAATGAATTTCCCTGCCAGCGATTATTATCACAGGGCAACTCTCGATTTTGATGGAGTTTTCGTCCAATATGCTTATCCAAGGTCTTCCAGTACTGGCAACACAAACTGGAGTGTGGTTAAGTCCGTTCCAGATGATATATGTTCTGCTATTCATGGAGGTTTAGGGAGTGGGGCTTGTGGGTTTAACAACATCTGCAGCCTCGGTGATGATAACAGGACAATATGCCAATGCCCACCGGGGTTTTCGTTGATGGATCCAGACGATAAGTATGGCAGCTGTAGGCCGAACTTCACTCAAAGCTGTGAAGAAGCAGATGTCAATTCAGCCGCAGATGTGTATGATTTCTCGACTCTTGAAAATACTAATTGGCCAACGTCTGATTACGAGCACTTGAACGCATCGACTGAATCCGAGTGTAGAAACAATTGCCTTCAAGATTGTTTTTGTGCTGTTGCTATACTTGGACCAAGTGATGACtgctggaagaagaagctgcCACTTTCAAATGGAAGGAATGATAGCAGTCTTAAGAGCAAGGCTTTCTTGAAGTACCGCAAAGTTGATGTTCCTCCTACTATTCGTGAAAAAAAGGACAGGGAGTCTATAATTGTGGTAGGATCCGTTCTCTTGGGGACatctttttttgtcaatttgGTATTGGTTGGTGCCTTCTGCTTGGGCTTTTTCTTTATCTACCGTAAGAAAAAAGGACTCCCCACAAGTGAAACAAGTCTCCGTAGTTTTACCTACAAAGAACTTGATGTTGCTACAAATGGTTTTGGGGAAGAATTGGGAAGGGGGGCTTTTGGCATTGTCTACAAAGGGGTGGTACAAATGGGTGGTTCAAGACAAGTTGTGGCAGTGAAAAAGCTTGATAGAGTGGCTCAACAAAAAGAGAAGGAATTCAAGACTGAAGTGAATGTGATTGGCCGAACTCATCATAAAAATCTGGTTCGGCTGCTTGGATTCTGTGAGGAAGGCCAACACCGGATGCTAGTCTATGAGTTTTTGAGCAATGGCACTTTATCTAGCTTCCTATTTGGAGATACAAAGCCTAGCTGGAACCTTAGGACTGAAATTGCGCTAGGGATTGCAAGAGGGCTGGTTTACTTGCATGAAGAATGCACCACCCAAATCATCCATTGCGATATAAAGCCTCAGAACATACTCCTTGATGAGTATTACAATGCTCGAATTTCAGACTTTGGGTTGGCTAAACTTCTCATGATGAATCAGAGCAAGACAATGGCAACTACCATTAGAGGGACAAAAGGGTATGTGGCCTCGGAGTGGTTCAACAACAAGCCAATCACTGCCAAGGTTGACGTTTACAGCTATGGTGTGTTGCTGCTAGAGATCATTTCTTGTCAAAGAAGTGTGGGGGATCTTGAAAATGGAGAAGTTGAAAAAGCAATCTTGACAGATTGGGCTAGTGATTGCTTGGAGCAAGGGAAGTTGGAAGCTTTGGTCGAGAATGATAGGGAGGCTTTGAATGATTGGAACAAGTTGATGAGATTTGTGATGGTAGCCATTTGGTGTATTCAAGAGGATCCATCTTCTAGACCTTCAATGAGGAAGGTTATTCAAATGCTTGAAGAAGTTATTGAAGTTAATCGCCCTCCATGTCCTGCCACGTTTTCTTCCACCACCTAA